A genomic stretch from Candidatus Dadabacteria bacterium includes:
- a CDS encoding co-chaperone GroES, producing MEIRPLYDKVLIKRLDVSETTEGGIIIPDTAAEKPQQAEVVAVGKGRPIENGEILPLDVKPGDRVIFGKYGGSEVTLGGEDYLIIPEHEILGVIED from the coding sequence ATGGAGATAAGACCGCTATATGACAAGGTCTTGATAAAGCGTCTCGATGTGTCTGAGACGACGGAAGGGGGAATCATAATCCCCGACACCGCGGCTGAGAAACCCCAGCAGGCAGAGGTTGTTGCCGTGGGGAAGGGAAGGCCTATTGAAAACGGAGAGATTCTTCCGCTTGACGTAAAGCCCGGCGACAGGGTCATATTCGGAAAATACGGCGGAAGCGAAGTTACGCTCGGCGGCGAGGACTACCTGATTATCCCCGAACACGAGATACTCGGGGTAATAGAAGACTAA